Proteins from a genomic interval of Symmachiella macrocystis:
- a CDS encoding PilZ domain-containing protein encodes MANPSLTDIDPSNEMRAPMDVAELDCGQSTLQLLDEVQFMVRDILTQWQHPIDSIERRSNHRVPFNKSIALFDIDEQTDQPTGEAYLVTGRDISSHGVGFSHGGPLPHTKVAVGFELPNGCSRFVLVRLTWCRFTRRGTYDSGGMFIRPIPSPDDMKFDWNEIPRW; translated from the coding sequence ATGGCCAATCCGAGTCTGACCGATATCGATCCATCCAATGAGATGCGTGCGCCCATGGATGTGGCCGAGTTGGATTGCGGACAATCGACGCTACAACTATTGGACGAAGTGCAGTTCATGGTGCGCGACATCCTCACCCAATGGCAACATCCGATCGATTCCATTGAACGTCGCAGCAACCACCGGGTCCCGTTCAACAAATCGATTGCTCTGTTCGACATCGATGAGCAAACCGATCAGCCAACCGGCGAGGCCTATCTTGTGACCGGACGAGATATCTCCTCACACGGTGTCGGCTTCAGCCATGGGGGACCACTGCCGCATACGAAAGTCGCAGTCGGCTTTGAGCTGCCGAACGGTTGTTCTCGATTTGTGCTGGTCCGGCTGACCTGGTGCCGATTCACCCGCCGTGGAACCTACGACAGCGGCGGCATGTTCATCCGGCCGATCCCTTCGCCCGACGATATGAAGTTTGATTGGAACGAGATACCACGGTGGTAA
- a CDS encoding DUF1501 domain-containing protein: MLSILGKPRAACDGPSRRQLLQAGGAGLLGLTLPKILQAETAQSSLPPRAKSVIFLFLFGGPSQLETFDLKPDAPADIRGPFQPIASRTPGLLISEHLPKTAAVTDKLCVLKTMTHPYNDHSGAGHYIQTGHRWQIPIGGGFTTTPNDWPSMGSVTEYVSQRTGAARDLPSYVVLPNWLGGLQEKGQYRRPGEYGGWLGRGYDPLTTNIQKKDVNDNPYWRDCSDEELKYDIQGLVSPAAMTMDRLKLRQSLLSQFDGSQRALEASKTLNTYDRFQQRALDLVASEKTRTALDIQQEPAALRDRYGRHLYGQSCLMARRLVEAGVRFVTVHYDCVDGYSWDSHRSSHHLQNHLIPTFDQAFASLLTDLDDRGLLDETLVVAMGEMGRTPKPNKTWGRGHWSTLFPAVLAGAGIRPGIVYGETDKDAGHPVDKATSPEDLAKTIYYALGIDPELRIKNAEGRPTHIVDGGRPVLDLFG; this comes from the coding sequence ATGCTCTCGATTTTGGGCAAACCACGAGCGGCGTGTGATGGACCGTCGCGACGGCAATTGTTGCAGGCCGGTGGCGCGGGCTTGCTCGGGTTGACGTTGCCGAAAATTCTGCAAGCCGAGACCGCTCAGTCGTCCCTACCGCCGCGGGCAAAATCGGTCATTTTTCTGTTTCTGTTTGGCGGACCAAGCCAACTGGAAACGTTCGACCTCAAACCCGATGCGCCGGCCGACATTCGTGGGCCGTTTCAGCCGATCGCTTCGCGGACGCCGGGACTGCTGATCTCCGAACACCTGCCCAAGACCGCCGCCGTCACCGATAAGCTCTGCGTCCTCAAGACAATGACGCACCCGTACAACGATCACAGCGGGGCAGGACACTACATTCAAACCGGGCATCGTTGGCAAATCCCCATCGGCGGCGGTTTTACCACCACACCCAACGACTGGCCCTCAATGGGTTCGGTCACGGAATACGTCTCGCAACGCACCGGCGCCGCCCGTGATTTGCCGAGTTACGTGGTACTGCCGAATTGGCTGGGCGGACTGCAAGAAAAAGGGCAGTATCGCCGGCCGGGAGAATACGGCGGTTGGCTGGGTCGTGGCTACGATCCGCTGACGACCAACATTCAAAAGAAAGACGTCAACGACAACCCCTACTGGCGGGATTGTAGCGACGAGGAATTGAAATACGACATCCAAGGACTCGTCAGCCCGGCGGCAATGACGATGGACCGCTTGAAATTGCGGCAATCGTTGCTGTCGCAATTCGACGGTTCGCAACGGGCGCTGGAAGCGTCGAAAACGCTCAACACGTACGATCGCTTTCAACAACGCGCACTTGATTTGGTGGCTTCGGAAAAAACGCGGACTGCTCTCGATATTCAACAAGAACCGGCGGCGCTGCGCGATCGTTACGGCCGTCATCTGTATGGGCAATCCTGCCTGATGGCGCGGCGGCTGGTCGAAGCGGGCGTGCGGTTTGTCACCGTGCATTACGACTGCGTCGACGGTTACAGTTGGGACTCGCACCGCAGCAGCCACCATTTGCAAAACCATCTGATTCCCACGTTCGACCAAGCCTTCGCCTCATTGCTGACCGACTTAGACGATCGCGGCTTGCTGGACGAAACGTTGGTCGTGGCGATGGGTGAAATGGGTCGCACGCCAAAACCAAACAAGACGTGGGGCCGCGGACACTGGAGCACATTGTTCCCCGCCGTCCTCGCCGGCGCAGGCATCCGCCCGGGCATCGTCTACGGCGAAACCGACAAGGACGCCGGCCACCCCGTCGACAAGGCAACCAGCCCCGAAGACTTGGCGAAGACGATCTACTACGCGCTGGGCATCGACCCAGAACTACGCATCAAAAACGCCGAAGGCCGCCCGACACACATCGTCGATGGCGGCCGCCCGGTGTTGGATTTGTTTGGGTGA
- a CDS encoding glycosyltransferase family 39 protein — MTRLLKQVRNCFSDSRASCLMVLALTAIWGLLAILVQPVGNFPLNDDWSYSRAVQTLLEMHRLRIDDWGAPTLFAQILYGALYCVPFGFSFTALRISTLVAGLAGVLGLFALLRQSGVSRGIAFVGSLTLLVNPLYFLHAFTFMTDVPFLALSIWSTLFFVRALKFDSGRALLIATLLSCAATLVRQLGIALPLAYLLTVLLTNKFSFKSTARAALPAMISIAVFVGYTTCIQYFGVGSAIQGTKQDMIATRLAHDGLGRFVLRSVIMTVLMSLYVGLFSLPFLSVLASRAWRQCLAFRTQIVVAGAASSALIAYVALFFYRGRQMPFFGNTMNHAGLGPLTMRNADERLLVTESLTPTWFWDALTVAAGVGAILVVLLLSITILEIVRRRLPRNDDLIRIALFSLLAAGILTGPTSVIAIFDRYVLVLMPLVILLLSVSAQLVLKPARSPSVLRYSLAAIFLGVYGVLSVAGTHDYLAWNRARWQAVTALIEEQGVSPETIDGGFEVTGWLLFHRDEQLRAKWDTKVRTFDVSVPEPNEPPAPFYWLADPAYIVAFEPHENSQPNQDAAIIKRYPFRSWLWRREEAVVVLKVGGS; from the coding sequence ATGACACGTCTTCTGAAACAGGTTCGGAATTGCTTCAGTGATTCGCGGGCTTCCTGCTTGATGGTCTTGGCATTGACGGCAATCTGGGGCCTGCTTGCCATCTTGGTGCAGCCTGTCGGGAACTTTCCCTTAAACGACGATTGGTCTTATAGCCGCGCGGTTCAAACGCTGTTAGAAATGCACCGACTCCGCATCGACGACTGGGGCGCTCCCACATTGTTTGCGCAAATATTGTATGGCGCACTGTATTGCGTGCCATTTGGTTTTTCATTCACAGCCCTCCGCATCTCGACGCTCGTCGCGGGTCTGGCAGGTGTGTTGGGTCTGTTCGCACTGTTGCGACAAAGTGGCGTCAGCCGAGGGATCGCGTTTGTCGGAAGCCTCACGCTGTTGGTCAATCCGCTTTACTTTCTGCATGCCTTCACGTTCATGACGGACGTTCCGTTTCTCGCGCTGAGTATTTGGTCGACTTTGTTTTTTGTGAGAGCCTTGAAATTCGATTCCGGCAGGGCACTGCTCATTGCCACATTGCTTAGTTGCGCAGCGACCCTGGTGCGTCAACTTGGAATCGCCTTGCCGCTTGCCTATCTACTCACGGTCCTGTTGACCAACAAGTTCTCCTTCAAATCGACAGCACGCGCCGCGTTGCCGGCTATGATCTCCATTGCCGTTTTCGTCGGATACACGACTTGCATTCAGTATTTCGGTGTCGGTTCTGCGATCCAAGGCACAAAACAAGACATGATCGCAACACGGCTCGCGCATGATGGACTGGGCCGGTTCGTTTTGCGCTCTGTGATCATGACGGTCCTGATGTCGCTGTATGTTGGACTGTTTTCGTTGCCGTTCTTGTCGGTCTTGGCATCACGAGCGTGGCGCCAATGTTTGGCATTTCGCACACAGATTGTGGTCGCTGGCGCTGCCTCGTCTGCACTCATCGCTTACGTGGCCCTCTTTTTTTATCGGGGCCGACAAATGCCGTTTTTTGGCAACACGATGAATCACGCCGGCCTGGGTCCGCTCACCATGCGCAATGCCGACGAACGACTCTTGGTGACCGAATCTCTGACACCGACCTGGTTCTGGGACGCGCTCACCGTTGCTGCCGGAGTCGGGGCGATTCTTGTGGTGCTGCTGTTGTCGATCACCATCCTCGAAATCGTCCGTCGTCGCCTGCCGCGAAATGACGACCTCATCCGCATAGCCCTGTTTTCACTGCTCGCTGCGGGAATCCTCACCGGCCCGACCTCGGTAATCGCCATTTTCGACCGGTACGTTTTGGTACTCATGCCGTTGGTGATCTTGCTTCTCAGCGTGTCGGCCCAGTTGGTGTTGAAGCCAGCGCGTTCGCCAAGCGTACTGCGGTATTCGCTGGCGGCGATCTTTTTGGGCGTATACGGTGTGCTGTCCGTTGCGGGAACGCATGACTACTTGGCCTGGAATCGAGCCCGCTGGCAAGCAGTCACCGCGCTCATTGAAGAGCAGGGGGTCTCGCCCGAAACGATCGATGGCGGTTTCGAAGTCACGGGCTGGCTGTTGTTTCATCGCGACGAACAACTGCGTGCGAAATGGGATACCAAAGTGCGGACCTTTGACGTTTCCGTACCCGAACCAAATGAACCGCCGGCCCCATTCTATTGGTTAGCGGACCCCGCATACATCGTTGCCTTTGAGCCGCATGAAAACTCCCAACCCAATCAAGACGCCGCAATCATCAAACGCTACCCCTTTCGCAGTTGGCTATGGAGACGCGAAGAGGCCGTCGTGGTGTTGAAAGTTGGTGGTTCGTAA
- a CDS encoding slipin family protein, producing MFVMKSFKIRRHEVGLYFRDGEFVGLLDAGRHWFIDPLRKVRVEVHSLRAPCLFHDQLDVIVKSDVLADRATVLDLKDDQRALVWIDGRFADLLAPGLHAYWNTVRDVRVEVIDVRQPRFIHAELPIIAAMPVARKLLDICTVNRDRVGVLYMDGRFVETLQPGIYAFWKNGIDVRIVEVDLRESMVDVSGQEIMTADKVTLRLNAVVNYRIVDAHRALSSAEDVQQALYREVQLALRGVLGTRELDAFLSDKDAVAEEIEALVRRRAGALGLELLSAGIRDVILPGDMKDLMNKVTEAKKAAEANLISRREETAAMRSQANTAKLLESNAVLMRLRELEVLEKVATAGHLNVILGEKGLTDRVANLL from the coding sequence ATGTTTGTTATGAAGTCCTTTAAGATTCGACGGCACGAAGTCGGTCTGTATTTTCGGGACGGCGAATTTGTTGGCTTGCTCGATGCCGGGCGTCATTGGTTCATTGACCCGCTCCGGAAGGTGCGTGTTGAGGTGCATTCGCTGCGCGCGCCATGCTTGTTTCACGACCAATTGGACGTGATCGTCAAGTCGGATGTGCTTGCAGATCGTGCGACGGTGTTAGACCTCAAGGACGACCAGCGCGCGTTGGTGTGGATTGACGGCCGTTTTGCTGACCTACTCGCACCAGGCCTCCACGCGTATTGGAACACGGTTCGCGATGTGCGTGTCGAAGTGATCGATGTTCGACAACCGCGGTTCATCCATGCGGAATTGCCGATCATCGCCGCGATGCCTGTTGCGCGGAAGTTGCTCGACATCTGCACGGTCAACCGAGACCGTGTCGGCGTTCTATACATGGACGGTCGTTTCGTCGAAACGTTGCAACCGGGCATTTACGCATTCTGGAAGAACGGCATTGATGTGCGGATTGTCGAGGTCGACTTGCGAGAGTCAATGGTCGACGTCAGCGGTCAGGAAATTATGACGGCTGACAAGGTGACGTTGCGGCTGAACGCCGTCGTCAACTACCGCATCGTCGATGCGCATCGTGCGCTGAGCAGTGCAGAAGACGTACAGCAAGCGCTGTACCGCGAAGTGCAATTGGCGCTACGAGGCGTGCTGGGTACGCGCGAGTTGGATGCGTTTCTGTCGGACAAGGATGCAGTGGCCGAGGAAATCGAGGCGCTCGTGCGGCGACGTGCCGGTGCGTTGGGTCTAGAACTGCTCTCGGCCGGTATCCGCGACGTGATTTTGCCGGGCGACATGAAGGACTTGATGAACAAGGTTACGGAAGCCAAGAAGGCGGCCGAAGCCAACCTCATCTCCCGCCGTGAGGAGACGGCGGCTATGCGCAGCCAAGCCAACACGGCCAAGTTGCTGGAGAGCAACGCTGTGTTGATGCGGTTGCGTGAATTGGAAGTCCTGGAGAAGGTCGCTACGGCAGGCCACTTGAACGTCATTCTCGGAGAGAAGGGATTGACGGACCGCGTGGCGAACTTGCTGTAA
- a CDS encoding DUF6807 family protein, with translation MRSFRSLLSSVVAITLLFVATTLSAAEDKSSTTFSWQDDPQAGTTDLKYGDQPVVRYMHAYDTSSEKRAHETFKVFHHVFGPGSEDIITKGPHGKFTHHRGIFFGFNKTQFEGQELDFWHCKKGEHQRHIGFQELAADEKQARMIAEIHWIDREGKPVIIEARDFTFRPLSGNLKGKGFQIDFESTLTSKRGSITLTGDRQHAGFQIRAAQEIAETDGARYVRPAGFPEQAEAFQANDKTEPNKHIDLGWFAMTYELNGRRYTFEYFEDPSMPKPSRFSERPYGRFGAFFTAKVSEDQPLQVRYRVNVITGETPPREEIQQRYDQFVAELAKGK, from the coding sequence ATGCGATCTTTCAGATCCCTGTTGAGTAGTGTCGTTGCGATAACCTTGTTGTTTGTAGCCACCACGCTGTCCGCCGCAGAGGACAAGTCGTCGACGACCTTCTCCTGGCAGGACGACCCACAAGCCGGCACGACGGACCTCAAGTATGGGGACCAACCGGTCGTGCGTTATATGCATGCGTATGACACTTCGAGCGAGAAACGCGCCCACGAGACCTTTAAGGTCTTCCATCATGTTTTTGGACCGGGCAGCGAGGACATTATCACCAAAGGCCCGCACGGAAAATTCACGCATCATCGCGGGATTTTCTTTGGTTTCAACAAGACACAATTCGAAGGGCAGGAACTCGATTTCTGGCACTGCAAGAAAGGCGAACATCAACGGCATATCGGCTTTCAAGAACTTGCAGCCGACGAGAAACAAGCTCGCATGATTGCCGAAATTCATTGGATTGATCGCGAAGGCAAACCGGTCATCATCGAGGCTCGCGATTTCACTTTCCGTCCGCTCAGCGGGAACCTGAAAGGCAAGGGTTTTCAAATCGATTTTGAGTCGACACTCACCAGCAAACGGGGCTCGATCACGCTGACGGGCGACCGGCAACATGCGGGATTTCAAATCCGAGCTGCGCAAGAGATCGCTGAAACCGATGGGGCCCGTTACGTTCGTCCCGCCGGTTTTCCCGAACAAGCCGAAGCCTTCCAAGCCAACGACAAAACCGAACCGAACAAACATATCGACCTCGGTTGGTTTGCCATGACCTACGAGTTGAATGGCCGTCGTTACACCTTTGAATACTTTGAAGATCCCAGCATGCCCAAACCATCGCGATTTTCCGAGCGACCCTACGGCCGCTTCGGTGCATTTTTCACCGCGAAAGTCTCCGAAGACCAACCGCTGCAAGTTCGCTACCGTGTCAACGTCATCACCGGCGAGACCCCTCCACGCGAAGAAATCCAGCAGCGTTACGACCAATTTGTCGCTGAGTTGGCCAAGGGCAAATAA
- a CDS encoding FHA domain-containing protein: MLLLAPTSDEEEARLSDEIPVDSAANKAVHKFRVACQAAAPIRLRVTGPGLNEPLEFSYASPFVIIGRSRRADLRLQHPDVSLRHTYLQMVRGRMYCVDLESRTGISHQSDRRRGELIDEGEAIHIGPYHVHVINWSSWDEIEAFDAAADESHRDESHEDESHNDESSTDNESTDTFIRANVEILNGKKNGRRFHAVEEEITLVGNAPGSHLRLKDSSMSKTHCALVRTAEALWCVDLLGRGGTRLNGAEIRIGRLYDGDLIHVGRAKLKIHYSNMENQPPIEPSEPPRAAAETSNESQPADEGTMPAPAASSPQVADMAGELSQLIAQNLANITPPSGAQPPIPFSPPVPAVAPNPQLPAAQSEGERNVSEAFVLSLVNQFGQMQQQMFQQSQQSMMMLVNMFSSLHQNHMELIRDDLNRIHQITDELKAVQSQMADGQTSATSVTYTRDSQPAGDSQEHVQDAEISESRPATPEPRTAPPPSSSESPQPGPGEPPPTVPADAADRPRSDRSGVRAHTLLSERLAELESERNSRWQKIMKTITGMGGA; this comes from the coding sequence ATGCTTCTGCTTGCGCCGACTTCTGACGAGGAAGAGGCACGGCTGAGCGACGAAATACCGGTCGACAGCGCTGCCAATAAAGCGGTCCACAAGTTTCGTGTTGCCTGCCAAGCGGCGGCGCCCATTCGCCTGCGCGTGACCGGTCCCGGTTTGAATGAGCCGCTCGAATTCTCCTATGCCTCACCGTTTGTCATCATCGGCCGCAGCCGCCGCGCCGATTTGCGTCTCCAGCATCCTGACGTCAGCCTGCGGCATACGTATTTGCAGATGGTGCGAGGGCGGATGTATTGTGTGGATTTGGAAAGCCGGACCGGCATTTCGCACCAATCGGACCGCCGTCGCGGAGAATTGATCGACGAGGGGGAAGCGATCCACATCGGACCGTATCATGTCCATGTGATCAATTGGAGTTCGTGGGACGAGATCGAAGCTTTCGACGCCGCGGCCGACGAATCCCATAGGGATGAGTCGCACGAGGATGAATCCCACAATGATGAATCATCCACCGATAACGAATCCACCGACACCTTTATCCGCGCGAATGTAGAAATCCTCAACGGCAAAAAAAACGGCAGACGGTTTCATGCCGTCGAAGAAGAAATCACGTTGGTTGGCAATGCGCCGGGATCCCATTTGCGACTCAAGGACTCGAGCATGTCCAAGACGCATTGTGCGCTCGTGCGGACAGCTGAGGCACTGTGGTGTGTCGACCTGTTGGGTCGCGGCGGCACACGACTGAACGGCGCGGAAATACGGATTGGTCGACTGTACGACGGAGATCTGATACATGTCGGCAGGGCCAAACTGAAGATACACTACAGCAATATGGAAAACCAACCACCCATCGAACCTTCCGAACCACCGCGCGCTGCAGCGGAGACATCCAATGAATCGCAGCCTGCCGACGAGGGGACGATGCCGGCGCCGGCTGCGAGCAGCCCACAGGTCGCTGATATGGCGGGAGAGCTGAGTCAGCTCATCGCCCAAAATCTTGCCAATATTACGCCCCCTTCGGGTGCACAGCCTCCCATTCCATTTTCGCCGCCGGTACCTGCCGTGGCGCCGAATCCGCAACTCCCGGCCGCTCAAAGCGAAGGCGAACGGAACGTTTCAGAAGCCTTTGTGCTGTCGTTGGTCAACCAGTTCGGCCAAATGCAACAACAGATGTTTCAGCAGTCCCAGCAGTCGATGATGATGCTGGTCAACATGTTTAGCAGTTTGCATCAGAATCATATGGAATTGATTCGGGACGATCTGAATCGAATTCACCAGATTACCGATGAGTTGAAGGCGGTCCAATCGCAAATGGCGGACGGACAAACCTCGGCGACGAGCGTCACCTACACCCGCGATTCGCAACCGGCAGGCGACTCGCAAGAACATGTGCAAGATGCCGAAATCTCCGAATCGCGTCCAGCAACGCCGGAACCGCGAACGGCTCCGCCACCCTCCTCTTCGGAATCACCTCAGCCCGGCCCCGGCGAACCGCCGCCAACCGTCCCGGCGGACGCAGCCGACCGCCCCCGTTCGGATCGTTCAGGAGTTCGCGCACACACGCTGCTGAGCGAACGGCTTGCGGAATTGGAGAGCGAACGTAACAGCCGCTGGCAGAAGATCATGAAGACGATCACCGGCATGGGCGGTGCCTGA
- a CDS encoding TIGR00266 family protein, producing the protein MDYHIECNPTYSAVEIALQAGESIVSEAGAMAWMTSNMQTKTSTRGGVMAGLKRALLTKESFFQNTYTPQGDSGSVTFAPGSAGDIVALELDNEELFLEKGAYLASGEGVNCNSKWDGLKGIFNQGMFVLRVTGTGPLFFHSYGRIEPIDVDGEYVTDNGYAVAWDPSLSYTLTRAKKIRSFLFADQLLLKFSGRGRVWVQSRSARVLANWAHPFRPVQRDND; encoded by the coding sequence ATGGACTATCATATCGAGTGCAACCCGACCTACAGCGCCGTGGAAATTGCTCTGCAAGCTGGCGAAAGTATTGTCAGCGAAGCGGGTGCCATGGCTTGGATGACGAGCAACATGCAGACCAAGACCTCCACGCGGGGTGGCGTGATGGCGGGACTGAAACGCGCGCTGCTCACCAAGGAGAGCTTTTTCCAAAACACCTACACTCCGCAAGGGGATTCCGGGTCGGTCACGTTCGCGCCCGGCTCAGCGGGCGACATCGTCGCGCTGGAATTGGACAACGAGGAGTTGTTCTTGGAAAAAGGAGCCTACCTGGCATCGGGCGAAGGTGTGAATTGCAATTCCAAATGGGACGGCCTCAAAGGCATCTTTAACCAAGGAATGTTCGTGCTCCGCGTCACCGGGACCGGTCCGTTGTTTTTCCACAGCTACGGCCGCATCGAACCGATTGATGTTGATGGCGAATATGTCACGGACAACGGATATGCCGTGGCCTGGGATCCGTCGCTCAGCTACACATTGACCCGCGCCAAAAAAATCCGCTCATTCCTGTTTGCCGATCAACTGCTGTTGAAGTTTTCCGGCCGCGGCCGCGTGTGGGTCCAATCCCGCAGTGCTCGGGTCCTGGCCAACTGGGCTCACCCCTTCCGCCCTGTTCAACGGGACAACGATTGA
- a CDS encoding TIGR00266 family protein — protein MKFDISGNPDYGDLTVAMEPGDSIWAESGGMNRMSSHLAMKTHMVGGLAQSVVRKFLGGESLFVAEYTASQLGFIGISPATPGSVLHREMTGDSFMLTAGAFLACTPGMDLSPRFGGMRSFFSGEGVVLIEVTGMGDLFYNAFGGVVEREIDGELIVDTGHVVAWEPTLDYTISGMGGIKQTLFSGEGLVMKFTGRGRLYLQTRHLGGLAGWLSPYCVG, from the coding sequence ATGAAATTTGATATCAGCGGCAATCCGGACTATGGGGATCTGACCGTCGCTATGGAGCCGGGGGATTCGATCTGGGCTGAGAGCGGTGGGATGAACCGCATGAGTTCTCACCTTGCCATGAAAACGCACATGGTGGGAGGCTTGGCGCAATCGGTCGTTCGCAAGTTTCTTGGCGGCGAGTCGTTGTTTGTTGCGGAGTACACCGCCTCGCAGTTGGGATTCATCGGGATTTCACCCGCCACACCCGGTAGTGTATTGCACCGGGAAATGACCGGCGACAGTTTCATGCTCACCGCCGGCGCTTTTTTGGCCTGCACGCCCGGGATGGACTTAAGTCCGCGCTTCGGTGGGATGCGGTCGTTTTTCTCCGGTGAAGGGGTGGTGTTGATCGAAGTCACCGGGATGGGCGATCTGTTTTACAACGCGTTCGGTGGCGTTGTGGAACGGGAAATCGACGGCGAACTGATCGTCGACACCGGACACGTCGTCGCCTGGGAACCGACGTTGGATTATACCATTTCCGGTATGGGCGGCATCAAACAAACCCTGTTTTCCGGTGAAGGCCTGGTGATGAAATTTACCGGCCGCGGCCGCTTGTATCTGCAAACTCGGCATCTCGGCGGACTTGCCGGTTGGCTGTCTCCCTACTGCGTGGGATAG
- a CDS encoding TIGR00266 family protein, protein MNIEILGEGAFGSALVQLSPGEKFASESGALYRASPNVDIDVTTRSRSKGGFLAGVKRLLAGENFFLSTYSTTDGQSGEVGLAPTHQGEVRVIEADGHTAWMCTGGSYLGSSTGIELDTQFQGLKGFIGGEAPWFIKASGSGSLLVTAFGRITEMTVNEPLTVDTGHVVAFEETLQYTITKVGGSWMQSWLAGEGFVMNFTGQGRILTQTHNPTEFGRRLGPRLPARQG, encoded by the coding sequence ATGAATATAGAAATCCTCGGCGAAGGTGCTTTTGGCTCGGCGCTGGTGCAATTGAGCCCCGGTGAAAAGTTTGCTTCCGAATCGGGTGCGCTGTACCGCGCCTCGCCGAATGTCGATATCGACGTCACAACCCGCAGCCGCTCAAAGGGGGGCTTTTTAGCCGGCGTCAAACGCTTGTTGGCGGGAGAGAATTTCTTCCTCTCGACCTACTCCACCACCGACGGACAAAGCGGCGAGGTTGGCCTGGCTCCCACGCATCAAGGCGAGGTGCGGGTCATTGAAGCCGACGGACATACAGCGTGGATGTGTACCGGCGGCAGTTATCTGGGATCCAGCACCGGGATTGAACTCGATACGCAATTCCAGGGACTGAAAGGTTTCATTGGCGGCGAAGCTCCTTGGTTTATCAAAGCTTCAGGAAGCGGTTCGTTGTTGGTGACCGCCTTTGGCCGCATTACGGAAATGACCGTCAACGAGCCACTGACCGTCGACACGGGGCATGTGGTGGCATTTGAGGAGACGCTGCAATATACGATCACCAAAGTCGGCGGCTCGTGGATGCAGTCGTGGTTGGCGGGTGAAGGATTCGTGATGAACTTCACCGGTCAAGGCCGCATTTTGACCCAAACGCACAACCCCACGGAATTCGGCCGGCGCCTCGGTCCGAGACTCCCCGCCCGACAAGGATAA
- a CDS encoding esterase-like activity of phytase family protein: protein MRLNFAGWFVICLCGFAVCQPASADVKLIGRGRLAGTAIDHSGQSETLVNGTPHHRFGGISALEYTGDKNRFFVLADRGPDDGATGYQCRFHELNIDFDESGAQPAKISIVSTTLLSDALGRPFTGNATIYAPTDELGGRFDPEGIRLTKNNTLLISDEYGPHVIEFSLSGKEQRRYPLPAYFSALHPGDSKSAENKLNRSGRSSNRGLEGLALTLDGQFAYGIFQGPLLQDAARTKKGKPFGRNCRIVKLDTHTGETWEYVYQLDDVDYGLNEILALNDHQFLVIERDGETGDAAKFKRIMQIDLSNATAIDGSKALPKNDLPSTITPAAKTVFIDLLVPQFGLTGSSMPKKIEGLSHGPHLADCRQTLVIASDNDFQADVPTLFWVFEY, encoded by the coding sequence ATGCGTCTCAATTTCGCTGGGTGGTTTGTCATTTGTCTCTGCGGATTCGCTGTGTGCCAACCGGCATCGGCGGACGTGAAACTGATCGGCCGCGGCCGTCTTGCCGGCACTGCGATCGACCATTCCGGTCAATCCGAAACACTCGTCAACGGCACGCCGCATCACCGATTCGGCGGCATCTCCGCACTGGAATATACAGGTGACAAAAACCGCTTTTTTGTGCTGGCTGATCGCGGTCCCGACGATGGTGCCACCGGATATCAATGTCGGTTCCATGAGTTGAACATCGATTTCGACGAGAGCGGCGCACAACCAGCGAAAATATCCATCGTATCGACGACGTTACTATCCGATGCCTTGGGGCGGCCTTTTACCGGCAACGCCACGATCTATGCTCCCACTGACGAACTGGGCGGTCGATTCGATCCGGAAGGCATTCGACTCACCAAAAACAACACTCTATTGATCTCCGATGAATACGGTCCGCACGTCATCGAATTCTCCTTGTCCGGCAAAGAACAACGCCGCTATCCACTACCGGCCTACTTCTCGGCGCTGCATCCGGGTGACTCCAAATCGGCTGAAAACAAACTCAACCGCTCCGGTCGGTCCTCCAATCGCGGACTGGAAGGATTAGCCCTCACGCTGGACGGCCAATTTGCCTACGGGATTTTCCAAGGCCCGCTCCTGCAAGACGCGGCCCGCACTAAAAAAGGAAAACCGTTCGGGCGGAATTGCCGCATCGTGAAACTGGATACCCACACCGGCGAGACCTGGGAATACGTCTACCAACTCGACGACGTGGACTATGGCCTGAATGAAATCTTGGCTCTCAATGATCATCAGTTCCTGGTCATCGAAAGAGATGGAGAGACCGGCGACGCGGCGAAGTTCAAACGGATCATGCAAATCGATCTGTCAAACGCAACCGCCATCGACGGCAGCAAAGCCCTCCCCAAGAACGACCTGCCCAGCACCATCACACCGGCAGCCAAAACGGTCTTCATCGATCTCCTCGTCCCGCAATTCGGCCTAACAGGTTCTTCGATGCCCAAAAAAATCGAAGGCTTAAGCCACGGCCCCCACTTAGCCGACTGTCGACAGACACTGGTCATTGCTTCAGACAATGATTTCCAGGCGGACGTACCGACGTTGTTTTGGGTGTTCGAGTACTAA